The DNA region TGCTTGATGGCGTGCTGCTCCGGCCGTGTTCTCGAACCCTATGTCCTTCGCCATGAAATAGTCACCATTTATCGCTTCAAAGACCGAAGAAAAACATTAACACATTTACATCAACAATAACTTAAATAACGCGATACATAAGCTTATGAATTATTTATGAATCTTCAAGGTTAGCTCAATATTACGTAAATTATATTCCCTCCGTTTTAAAATACTTGatatttaaagaattttttgttccaaattagattatgttttcaattttcaatgtcaaatttatttaaaatttatgctATATGACCAATTATACTATTCAGTAAACTTTATCATTGGTTATACTGtggttaaataaataattgatgatgtttttgtttagaaaatataaaaagacgcatattttcttaattcatgTGCCTACTTCTAAAATGTCATCTATTAAAAACGGAGgggatataatttttatgtaaactaaagaaaaaacaaactaaaaaaaatattgtataaaattGATGACGAAAAAACGAATGTTGTATATGAATTTACCGACTGTGGAAGTGCGGTAGGTGCCGATGCGATCGGGCAAAAAGGCGACATTTCCGGTGATGATGGTTTTTGTCGGCCCATCTCCAATGAACATGacgtttttcattttctttgttaCCTCAATCTTTTCGTTGTAGACACCTTGCTTTATGTAAATCACGAACTTCCTTCGGTTCTTCATTGGTACCATTGCTAATGCTTGTTCGATCGTCTGGCACTTACCACTCCCGTCCTTTGCCACCACTACGTTTGCACTTCCTCTTCCGTGTTCTACAAGAAGCCTCCGGGAATGCGTTGTTACCCACCGTGGGAACCCTGTTTCCTCTGATAAGTGTCTGTCCTCCAATTTTCCAAAAGGATTCAATGCTCGGAGCGGATTTAATTTTCGAAGAGAATCCAACGGTCGGCTTTCTGAAGAATCTAACTTTTGAGGAGTATTCTCCGAAGAATCTAGAGGTTGGTTTCTGGAAGAATCCGACGGCTGGGTACTGTAAGAATCTGAAGCTCGACTCTCAGAAAGATCTGGTTGCTGATTCTTGGAAGGGTTTAAATTTTGAGGAGAATTCTTGGAAGAATCCAGCGGTTGGTTTTCAGAAGAATCCAGCGGTTGGTTCTCGGAAGAATCCAGCAGTTGGTTCTCAGAAGAATCCAACGGTTGTTTCTTGGAACTTTTCAAATTTTGAGGAGGAGAATTCATGGAAGAATCCAACTGTTGATTCTCAGAAGAATCTCCCATTTGAGGAGATTGTTGATTATCGGATGAATCTCCCATTTGAGGAGAATCACCTGGAGAATCCAGTGGCCGTTCTTGTGGAGAATCCGAACCAAAAATGCCGAGTCCATCCCTTCCTGGCTGTTGGAGAATTCAAGTCCGGTGTGTATTATACGTTCGAAGgacaacatatttttttttcaaaaagcaAGTAAAAAATACAAACTCAACAGAAATTATggaatctaatatataaaaaattcattacTAATCTGTTagttataaaatctaaaacttaGCTTAAAATCATTAAGATAAGAAATGTGATTTGCTAGATTTGGAAGAAAGTACCCTGAGAATAGGAATCGGAATACGAAAAGTCTTCAACAAAGCACCGAGATTTGAGGCAATCGCTAAACCATTGCTAGTGAGATGCTGCCCCTTCCTCATGACCATTTCCATAATCTCAGCTGCTACGCTATCAATCCCTTCAAATCCGTCGATGCACGTTTGTTGGTATGTGACTGAACCACTTAGCCACACTAGAAGATCGTCAATGAAATCTGATAATCTGGTGAACAAAAACCCTTTGAATGTGTCCCTCGTTTTTAGAAGATCATCAATTGCAAAATCCATAAGCTCTCGACAACTATTAAGTGCGTCTCTTGTTTGAACATCTGCGTCTGCCCTGCTCTTTATATCAATCATCCCCTTATTTATTCCAGTACGAATCGATATGATTGCCAGATCAAAGGCAGCTCTAATCAGATTGCGAGGATCCGGGGACCTCACAGTCTCCAGAGTCTCTATGCATTCTTGTTTGTAATCGGTGGAGGAACATATTACACTCACCGTTGTCTTTGTTATCATCAACTTGCTTCCACGGTGAATTTCTTCGGTTTTTCGACTTGGGATGCTGCTTTTATTGGCTTCCACACAGATGACCATTGCCATAAAGAGAGACATGATTCCgaacaaagaaaaacttttCATCCTCCTTAAATCGTTCCATCCATTctgcatattttttttgtaaatgtttttttaatataacaatTATTGTTAAATGCCAGTAGATTTCAAAGTTCTATTATATGTGTAAGAAGGAGGGAAAATTAGTTATATACCGTTAAATGAACATGAGGTGATTattagtttttcaatttttttttaatatattaccAATGGTTTTTGCTTTACTTGCGGAATACTAATGTTCTTTTTATATCATTGGAGGTGGTTGGCCACAAAATTGAATAAATGCATAATAtgagt from Raphanus sativus cultivar WK10039 chromosome 8, ASM80110v3, whole genome shotgun sequence includes:
- the LOC108820065 gene encoding putative pectinesterase/pectinesterase inhibitor 43, which translates into the protein MQNGWNDLRRMKSFSLFGIMSLFMAMVICVEANKSSIPSRKTEEIHRGSKLMITKTTVSVICSSTDYKQECIETLETVRSPDPRNLIRAAFDLAIISIRTGINKGMIDIKSRADADVQTRDALNSCRELMDFAIDDLLKTRDTFKGFLFTRLSDFIDDLLVWLSGSVTYQQTCIDGFEGIDSVAAEIMEMVMRKGQHLTSNGLAIASNLGALLKTFRIPIPILRPGRDGLGIFGSDSPQERPLDSPGDSPQMGDSSDNQQSPQMGDSSENQQLDSSMNSPPQNLKSSKKQPLDSSENQLLDSSENQPLDSSENQPLDSSKNSPQNLNPSKNQQPDLSESRASDSYSTQPSDSSRNQPLDSSENTPQKLDSSESRPLDSLRKLNPLRALNPFGKLEDRHLSEETGFPRWVTTHSRRLLVEHGRGSANVVVAKDGSGKCQTIEQALAMVPMKNRRKFVIYIKQGVYNEKIEVTKKMKNVMFIGDGPTKTIITGNVAFLPDRIGTYRTSTVAINGDYFMAKDIGFENTAGAARHQAVALRVSADFAVFFNCRMDGYQDTLYVHTHRQFYRDCSISGTIDFVFGDAKAVFQNCEFVIRRPMDNQQCIVTAQGRKDRRETTGIVIHNSRITGDETYLPVKDKNRAFLGRPWKEYSRTIIMNTIIDDVIDPEGWLKWNETFALNTLFYSEYQNRGRGSDQASRVKWRGIQQISDRQARGFAPGDFLRGNAWIPKRRIPYNAY